Proteins encoded within one genomic window of Amorphoplanes friuliensis DSM 7358:
- a CDS encoding Xaa-Pro dipeptidyl-peptidase produces the protein MPVAVPRALLVALVVLGGFLTAPPPASAAPPFVRGGETVPVYDYADAIRESVWVQTPTDADEDGVPDRVAVDLVRPRTAPGVKVPVIMDASPYYACCGRGNEGELKEYDENGVISKEPLFYDNYFVPRGYAFAGVDLSGTNRSTGCEDVGGPAEVAGAKAAIDWLNGRAPGFTADGTPVSARAWSTGKVGMIGKSWDGSIANGVAATGVRGLETTVPIAAISSWYDYMRYNGSLRSSGYPGYLQGVVSDRIAECAAVTASLANDSADETGDYNAFWRARDYRPSAGQVHASVFVVHGVNDLNVTTPQFAEWWQDLAAHHVPRKIWLHKTGHVDPFDLRRAEWVDTLHQWFDFWLQGLPNGVMRAPRATVETAPGTFTSARDWPLPGTRPVSARLGSSVVSYTDESLSEDAAVASPSTEVPGRIALLYGPLTSPLRLSGTPSVRLRVQVDRPTTQLTARLVDYGTATRVDYGRGEGVRTLATESCWGASTPADDACYLDVAERTATADHEVLTRGWLDAAHHRSLRFTTPLQPGRWYTVTVPISASDTTVAAGHTLGLVLTQSDPEFTEAANTGATVKVDLATSRLTLPISGKATLQPAPAGTVVTTAPIAPAERKAQPRLQLPQ, from the coding sequence ATGCCCGTTGCCGTACCCCGTGCTCTGCTCGTGGCACTTGTTGTTCTCGGCGGCTTCCTGACCGCTCCCCCACCCGCGTCCGCCGCACCACCCTTCGTCCGTGGCGGCGAGACGGTGCCGGTCTACGACTACGCGGACGCGATCCGGGAGAGCGTCTGGGTGCAGACGCCGACCGACGCGGACGAGGACGGCGTGCCCGACCGGGTGGCGGTCGACCTGGTCCGCCCGCGGACGGCACCCGGGGTCAAGGTGCCCGTGATCATGGACGCCTCGCCCTACTACGCCTGTTGCGGCCGCGGCAACGAGGGCGAGCTCAAGGAGTACGACGAGAACGGCGTGATCAGCAAGGAGCCGCTCTTCTACGACAACTACTTCGTCCCCCGCGGGTACGCGTTCGCCGGTGTGGATCTGAGCGGGACCAACCGCTCGACCGGCTGTGAGGACGTGGGCGGACCGGCCGAGGTGGCCGGGGCAAAGGCCGCGATCGACTGGCTGAACGGCCGGGCGCCGGGCTTCACCGCCGACGGGACGCCGGTTTCCGCGCGGGCGTGGAGCACCGGCAAGGTCGGCATGATCGGCAAGTCCTGGGACGGCTCGATCGCCAACGGCGTGGCAGCGACGGGGGTGCGCGGCCTGGAGACCACCGTCCCGATCGCGGCCATCTCCAGCTGGTACGACTACATGCGCTACAACGGCTCGCTGCGCTCGTCGGGCTACCCCGGTTATCTGCAGGGCGTGGTCAGCGACCGGATCGCGGAGTGCGCGGCGGTGACGGCCTCGCTGGCGAACGACAGCGCCGACGAGACCGGTGACTACAACGCCTTCTGGCGGGCCCGCGACTACCGCCCGTCGGCCGGCCAGGTGCACGCGAGCGTCTTCGTCGTGCACGGCGTCAACGACCTGAACGTGACCACGCCGCAGTTCGCGGAGTGGTGGCAGGACCTGGCCGCGCACCACGTGCCCCGCAAGATCTGGCTGCACAAGACCGGGCACGTGGACCCGTTCGACCTGCGGCGGGCCGAGTGGGTCGACACGCTCCACCAGTGGTTCGACTTCTGGTTGCAGGGCCTGCCCAACGGCGTGATGCGGGCGCCCCGGGCCACCGTCGAGACCGCACCCGGCACGTTCACCTCGGCCCGCGACTGGCCGCTGCCGGGCACGCGGCCGGTGTCGGCGCGTCTGGGCTCGTCCGTCGTCTCGTACACCGACGAGTCGCTCTCCGAGGACGCCGCGGTGGCGTCACCCTCGACCGAGGTGCCGGGCCGGATCGCCCTGCTCTACGGCCCGCTGACCAGCCCGCTGCGCCTCTCCGGTACGCCGTCGGTGCGCCTGCGTGTGCAGGTCGACCGGCCGACGACCCAGCTCACGGCCCGGCTCGTCGACTACGGCACGGCGACCCGCGTCGACTACGGCCGCGGTGAGGGTGTCCGGACGCTGGCGACGGAGTCCTGCTGGGGTGCCTCGACACCCGCCGACGACGCCTGTTACCTCGACGTGGCCGAGCGCACCGCGACCGCCGACCACGAGGTGCTGACCCGGGGCTGGCTCGACGCGGCGCACCACCGGTCGCTGCGCTTCACCACGCCGCTGCAGCCCGGCCGGTGGTACACGGTGACCGTGCCGATCAGCGCCTCCGACACGACCGTGGCCGCCGGGCACACGCTGGGTCTCGTCCTGACCCAGAGCGACCCGGAGTTCACCGAGGCGGCGAACACCGGCGCGACCGTCAAGGTGGATCTGGCGACCAGTCGCCTCACACTGCCGATCAGCGGCAAGGCGACCCTGCAGCCGGCGCCGGCGGGCACGGTGGTCACCACCGCCCCGATCGCACCGGCCGAGCGCAAGGCCCAGCCGCGCCTGCAGCTCCCGCAGTAA
- a CDS encoding glycoside hydrolase family 97 catalytic domain-containing protein has translation MRLRRLSSTVLGAALIAALIPGSATAAAPQAWSVAGPGAAVTARLALDDTGHLSFGVDLRGSPVLAPAPIGITTTDADLSAGLSFVSRADRTVRERYTKTTGKQLRRDVTLTESTFSFTGTRGAHLDVVVRVSAEGAAYRYVLPSGGTVTGETSSFTLPVAAPAWVLPYNSNYENARVQTTAGAAATGDYGFPLLAQVGADYVLLSESDVDGRYDGARLSHVAGESAYRIRLDDAQITATGRLATPWRTAAVGDLATVTGSMLTDDLAPPSKLTDTSWVRPGMVAWSWLSEHSSPSDPARQRQYIDFAARNGWPYVLIDEGWNAEWVPSVVRYARARGVDVLLWFHWTSLDTVQERDRMLPLLKSWGVAGVKVDFMDSDSQARFRWYDDILAATAAQHLMINFHGATIPRGLQRTWPHVMTLEAIRGAEQFRTRAAQNTIFPFTRNVVGGMDYTPVTWAVTDRDTTDAHEVALALVYESGWQHLADRPETYEAHPEALRTLSQLPTVWDESKLLSGAPGQETVFARRHDDRWYVGGISAVAAKTYSTELDFLGNGRFLAETLRDGDDGLVRESRIVRRTDTLSVPERANGGFVTVLCAYTGSATCDRPVRRVPATTLTVDPASADVRPGGTVTVAATFTLPAGGPITGVTLAPAPPAGWTVSGATVRDSSMRGGDSLRGSWRLTAPADLATGFTDLPVAAEFTFTGDPGSPDTPGKRPVHVEQAVRVLVPPANPAGTAAVSDLPFLTESNGYGPVERDQSNGEADSGDGRPLTLRGTAYAKGLGMHSPGEVTIWLGGACTAFSALVGIDDEVTQSGSADFQVLGDGRALAASGVRRSADPAATLAADVTGVQILTLRATDGGDGKNFDHADWADAKVSCAG, from the coding sequence ATGCGCCTCAGGCGACTGTCCTCCACTGTGCTCGGTGCGGCGCTCATCGCCGCCCTGATCCCTGGTTCTGCCACGGCCGCGGCCCCGCAAGCCTGGTCCGTCGCCGGTCCGGGGGCGGCCGTCACCGCGCGGCTGGCCCTCGACGACACCGGGCACCTCAGCTTCGGTGTCGACCTGCGCGGCAGCCCCGTTCTGGCGCCCGCACCGATCGGCATCACCACCACGGACGCCGATCTCAGCGCAGGGCTGAGCTTCGTCTCGCGCGCCGACCGCACCGTCCGCGAGCGCTACACGAAGACCACCGGCAAACAGCTCCGACGGGATGTCACCCTCACCGAATCCACCTTCTCCTTCACCGGTACGCGCGGAGCGCACCTCGACGTGGTCGTGCGGGTCTCGGCCGAGGGTGCCGCGTACCGGTACGTGCTGCCGTCGGGCGGGACGGTGACCGGGGAGACGTCCTCGTTCACGCTGCCGGTGGCGGCACCGGCGTGGGTGTTGCCGTACAACAGCAACTACGAGAACGCGCGGGTGCAGACCACCGCGGGTGCGGCCGCCACCGGCGACTACGGGTTCCCGCTGCTGGCGCAGGTGGGAGCCGACTACGTGCTGCTCAGCGAGTCCGACGTGGACGGACGCTACGACGGGGCGCGGCTGAGCCACGTGGCCGGCGAGAGCGCGTACAGGATCAGGCTGGACGACGCGCAGATCACCGCGACCGGCCGGCTGGCGACCCCCTGGCGGACGGCCGCGGTCGGTGATCTCGCCACGGTGACCGGGTCGATGCTGACCGACGACCTGGCGCCGCCGTCGAAGCTCACCGACACCTCGTGGGTGCGTCCCGGCATGGTCGCCTGGTCCTGGCTGTCCGAGCACAGCAGCCCGTCGGACCCGGCGCGGCAGCGGCAGTACATCGACTTCGCCGCCCGCAACGGCTGGCCCTACGTGCTCATCGACGAGGGCTGGAACGCCGAGTGGGTGCCGAGCGTCGTCCGGTACGCCCGGGCCCGCGGCGTCGACGTGCTGCTCTGGTTCCACTGGACCTCACTCGACACCGTGCAGGAACGCGACCGGATGCTGCCGCTGCTCAAGTCCTGGGGAGTCGCCGGCGTCAAGGTCGACTTCATGGACTCCGACTCCCAGGCCCGCTTCCGCTGGTACGACGACATCCTCGCCGCGACCGCCGCGCAGCACCTGATGATCAACTTCCACGGTGCGACGATCCCGCGCGGGCTGCAGCGCACCTGGCCGCACGTCATGACGCTCGAGGCGATCCGCGGCGCCGAGCAGTTCCGGACGCGGGCGGCGCAGAACACGATCTTCCCGTTCACCCGCAACGTGGTCGGCGGCATGGACTACACCCCGGTGACCTGGGCCGTCACCGACCGCGACACCACCGACGCGCACGAGGTCGCCCTGGCGCTGGTCTACGAGTCGGGCTGGCAGCACCTCGCCGACCGGCCGGAGACCTACGAGGCGCATCCCGAGGCACTGCGCACGCTGAGCCAGTTGCCGACCGTGTGGGACGAGAGCAAGCTCCTCTCGGGAGCACCGGGGCAGGAGACGGTGTTCGCCCGGCGGCACGACGACCGCTGGTACGTCGGCGGCATCTCGGCGGTCGCCGCCAAGACGTACTCGACCGAGCTCGACTTCCTCGGCAACGGTCGTTTCCTCGCGGAGACCCTGCGCGACGGTGACGACGGGCTGGTCCGGGAGAGCCGGATCGTGCGCCGCACCGACACCCTCTCGGTCCCCGAGCGGGCCAACGGCGGCTTCGTGACCGTGCTGTGCGCCTACACGGGATCGGCGACGTGCGACCGGCCCGTGCGGCGGGTGCCCGCCACCACGCTCACCGTGGACCCCGCCTCGGCCGACGTCCGTCCAGGTGGGACCGTCACCGTGGCGGCCACCTTCACCCTGCCGGCCGGCGGTCCGATCACCGGTGTGACGCTGGCGCCCGCACCGCCCGCGGGCTGGACCGTGTCGGGTGCGACCGTCCGCGACTCGTCCATGCGAGGCGGTGACTCGCTCCGCGGCAGCTGGCGGCTCACCGCTCCGGCGGACCTCGCGACCGGCTTCACCGACCTGCCCGTGGCCGCCGAGTTCACCTTCACCGGCGATCCGGGCTCACCGGACACCCCGGGGAAGCGCCCGGTGCACGTGGAGCAGGCAGTCCGCGTGCTCGTGCCCCCCGCGAACCCGGCCGGGACCGCAGCCGTCAGCGACCTGCCGTTCCTGACCGAGAGCAACGGTTACGGACCCGTCGAGCGCGACCAGTCCAACGGCGAGGCCGACAGCGGCGACGGCCGGCCCCTGACGCTGCGCGGGACCGCGTACGCGAAGGGCCTCGGGATGCACTCACCCGGCGAGGTGACGATCTGGCTCGGGGGCGCCTGCACGGCTTTCTCCGCGCTGGTCGGCATCGACGACGAGGTGACACAGTCGGGCTCGGCCGACTTCCAGGTCCTGGGCGATGGTCGGGCGCTGGCCGCGAGTGGTGTGCGGCGCAGCGCCGACCCCGCCGCGACCCTGGCGGCCGACGTCACCGGCGTGCAGATTCTGACCCTGCGGGCGACGGACGGCGGCGACGGCAAGAACTTCGACCACGCCGACTGGGCCGACGCGAAGGTCAGCTGCGCCGGCTGA
- a CDS encoding TetR/AcrR family transcriptional regulator codes for MSVEFLWGDRARPTRGPKPTMSLESIADAAIVLADAEGLAALSMQRVAADLGFTKMSLYRYLPGKAELVALMVERAIGEPPELPASGWREGLVAWSELLFAAYLRHPWTVEATVGRRHLGPNELGWMECALARFGADSQLTGAERLDAIAVLAGHARMLAQQSAAQLGEAEMTRAMGEVMQVHGDRFPHLTAAMLQTAAEGGQNQAFTFGLHRILDGLETLLSRRS; via the coding sequence ATGTCGGTGGAATTCCTGTGGGGTGACCGCGCTCGGCCCACCCGCGGCCCGAAGCCGACCATGAGCCTGGAGAGCATCGCCGACGCCGCGATCGTGCTGGCCGACGCCGAGGGTCTGGCCGCGCTCTCGATGCAGCGGGTCGCCGCCGACCTGGGCTTCACGAAGATGTCGCTCTACCGCTATCTGCCGGGCAAGGCCGAGCTGGTCGCGCTGATGGTCGAGCGGGCCATCGGCGAGCCGCCCGAGCTGCCGGCCAGTGGCTGGCGCGAGGGTCTGGTCGCCTGGTCGGAGCTGCTCTTCGCGGCCTACCTGCGGCACCCGTGGACGGTCGAGGCCACCGTGGGCCGCCGCCATCTGGGCCCGAACGAGCTCGGCTGGATGGAGTGCGCGCTGGCCCGGTTCGGTGCGGACTCACAGCTGACCGGGGCGGAGCGGCTCGACGCCATCGCGGTGCTGGCCGGTCACGCCCGGATGCTCGCCCAGCAGTCGGCCGCGCAGCTGGGGGAGGCGGAGATGACGCGCGCGATGGGTGAGGTCATGCAGGTGCACGGCGACCGCTTCCCGCACCTGACCGCCGCGATGCTGCAGACGGCCGCCGAGGGCGGGCAGAACCAGGCTTTCACCTTCGGCCTGCACCGCATCCTCGACGGCCTGGAAACCCTGCTCAGCCGGCGCAGCTGA
- a CDS encoding FAD-dependent monooxygenase: MDVLISGASIAGPALAYWLGRHGYRPTIVEIAPELRTGGNAVDFRGPVHLGLLDKMGVLDDLRAVQTGGTVMRFVDENGNRVMEMPADFAGGDIEILRGDLSRILCAAAGDRTEYLFGDSITALDETPDGVDVTFASGLRRTFDLVVGADGVHSNVRRLTFGPERQFVRHLGYYVAGWKVPEAPGREAVGYNVPGRLASLGDDQAFVAFSAPELTYDRHDRDAQKQIVREHFAGLGWRVPELLDALDHAGDLYFDQICRVDINPWSRGRIVLVGDAACGATIGGMGNGTAVVAAYTLAGELAAAGGDHTVAFARYEARIKPFARRAQRGGSGAGHFLAPRTARGLRIRNWLHNQGWFLKLTYRIAGDRSGGIDLPDYDTAAGRLSAASRPLRSSARPGRR, encoded by the coding sequence ATGGACGTCCTGATTTCCGGTGCGAGCATCGCCGGGCCCGCGCTGGCTTACTGGCTGGGCCGGCACGGCTACCGGCCGACCATCGTCGAGATCGCCCCGGAGCTGCGGACGGGCGGCAACGCGGTCGACTTCCGCGGTCCGGTGCACCTGGGCCTGCTGGACAAGATGGGTGTCCTCGACGATCTGCGCGCGGTGCAGACCGGGGGCACGGTGATGCGTTTTGTCGACGAGAACGGCAACCGGGTGATGGAGATGCCGGCCGACTTCGCCGGCGGGGACATCGAGATCCTGCGCGGCGACCTGTCCCGGATCCTCTGCGCCGCTGCGGGTGACCGCACGGAATACCTCTTCGGCGACAGCATCACGGCGCTGGACGAGACCCCGGACGGTGTCGACGTCACCTTCGCCAGCGGGCTGCGCAGGACGTTCGACCTGGTCGTCGGGGCAGACGGAGTGCACTCGAACGTCCGGCGGCTGACCTTCGGGCCGGAACGGCAGTTCGTGCGGCACCTCGGGTACTACGTCGCCGGGTGGAAGGTGCCGGAAGCTCCCGGTCGTGAAGCCGTCGGCTACAACGTTCCGGGACGGCTCGCGTCACTCGGCGACGACCAGGCCTTCGTCGCGTTCTCGGCGCCGGAGCTCACCTACGACCGGCACGACCGCGACGCGCAGAAGCAGATCGTGCGCGAGCACTTCGCGGGGCTGGGCTGGCGGGTGCCCGAGCTGCTCGACGCCCTCGACCACGCCGGCGACCTCTACTTCGACCAGATCTGCCGGGTCGACATCAACCCGTGGTCGCGCGGGCGGATCGTGCTGGTCGGTGACGCGGCGTGCGGCGCGACGATCGGGGGCATGGGGAACGGGACGGCGGTCGTGGCGGCGTACACCCTGGCCGGTGAGCTGGCCGCCGCGGGCGGTGACCACACCGTCGCCTTCGCCCGGTACGAGGCCCGCATCAAGCCCTTCGCCCGGCGGGCCCAGCGGGGCGGGTCAGGCGCGGGACACTTCCTGGCGCCGCGCACGGCCCGTGGTCTGCGGATCCGCAACTGGCTGCACAACCAGGGCTGGTTCCTGAAGCTGACCTACCGGATCGCGGGCGACCGCAGCGGCGGCATCGACCTTCCGGATTACGACACCGCCGCCGGTCGCCTCAGCGCAGCTTCTCGACCACTTCGATCGTCAGCTCGTCCAGGCCGTCGATGA
- a CDS encoding HAD family hydrolase yields MTVRAVVFDLDGVIIDTEEVWEEVRRGYVLEHGKAFLPDSQSRMMGMSTPEWSTHLSAEVGVPRSPEQVAADVLGRMAERYRADLPLIPGSVDAVRRLAAHFPVALASSSARILIDQVLETAGLTGTFRVTLSTEEVPRGKPAPDVYVAACEQLGFAPEACAAVEDSSNGLRSAGAAGLAVIAVPHGVYPPADDALALASLVIDGLDELTIEVVEKLR; encoded by the coding sequence GTGACGGTGCGGGCGGTCGTTTTCGACCTCGACGGCGTCATCATCGACACCGAGGAGGTCTGGGAAGAGGTACGCCGCGGTTACGTCCTCGAGCACGGCAAGGCGTTCCTCCCGGACAGCCAGAGCCGGATGATGGGCATGAGCACGCCGGAGTGGTCCACCCACCTGAGCGCCGAGGTGGGCGTGCCCCGCAGTCCCGAGCAGGTCGCCGCGGACGTCCTGGGCCGGATGGCCGAGCGCTACCGCGCGGACCTGCCGCTGATCCCGGGCTCGGTCGACGCGGTCCGGCGCCTGGCCGCGCACTTCCCGGTGGCGCTGGCCAGCTCGTCCGCACGGATCCTCATCGACCAGGTCCTCGAGACGGCCGGACTGACCGGCACGTTCCGGGTGACTCTGTCCACCGAGGAGGTTCCGCGCGGCAAGCCGGCGCCGGACGTCTACGTGGCCGCCTGTGAGCAGCTGGGCTTCGCTCCGGAGGCCTGCGCGGCGGTCGAGGACTCGAGCAACGGCCTGCGCTCGGCCGGTGCCGCCGGGCTCGCGGTCATCGCCGTTCCGCACGGTGTCTACCCGCCCGCCGACGACGCGCTCGCGCTGGCGAGCCTGGTCATCGACGGCCTGGACGAGCTGACGATCGAAGTGGTCGAGAAGCTGCGCTGA
- a CDS encoding LLM class F420-dependent oxidoreductase has protein sequence MKLGLHIADFTWPEGAPRLGPVLADVASAADEAGFDRISVMDHLWQIFGTPENEMLEAYTTLGFLAAHTSRAKLLTLVTGVVYRDPGLLAKAVTTLDVLSGGRAMLGIGAAWNEEESQGLGLLFPPTAERFERLEEALQICLQMFHGDETAFHGKHYQLGRLLNSPLPLSRPHPPILIGGGGEKKTLRFVAKYADSCNLFDSHEVAHKLDVLREHCTAEGRDYDTIEKTAILNLDPGAKGERVGEVIADLTRLAALGITVGHGMVAGVHDLGKIETLRTEVMPAIEAL, from the coding sequence GTGAAACTGGGTCTGCACATCGCCGATTTCACCTGGCCGGAAGGCGCGCCCCGGCTCGGGCCCGTGCTGGCCGACGTGGCCTCGGCCGCCGACGAGGCCGGCTTCGACCGCATCAGCGTCATGGACCACCTCTGGCAGATCTTCGGTACGCCGGAGAACGAGATGCTCGAGGCGTACACGACGCTCGGTTTTCTCGCTGCGCACACCAGCCGGGCCAAGCTGCTGACCTTGGTGACCGGTGTCGTCTACCGTGACCCCGGCCTGCTGGCCAAGGCGGTGACCACCCTGGACGTGCTCTCCGGTGGCCGGGCGATGCTCGGCATCGGCGCCGCCTGGAACGAGGAGGAGTCCCAGGGTCTGGGTCTGCTCTTCCCGCCCACCGCCGAGCGTTTCGAGCGCCTCGAGGAGGCTCTGCAGATCTGCCTGCAGATGTTCCACGGCGACGAGACCGCCTTCCACGGCAAGCACTACCAGCTGGGCCGGCTGCTGAACTCGCCGCTGCCGCTGTCCCGGCCGCACCCGCCGATCCTGATCGGTGGTGGCGGTGAGAAGAAGACGCTGCGCTTCGTCGCGAAGTACGCCGACTCGTGCAACCTCTTCGACAGCCACGAGGTCGCGCACAAGCTCGACGTCCTGCGGGAGCACTGCACCGCCGAGGGCCGCGACTACGACACCATCGAGAAGACCGCGATCCTCAACCTGGACCCGGGCGCCAAGGGTGAGCGGGTCGGCGAGGTGATCGCCGATCTGACCCGGCTGGCCGCTCTCGGCATCACCGTCGGACACGGCATGGTCGCCGGCGTCCACGATCTCGGCAAGATCGAGACGCTGCGGACCGAGGTCATGCCCGCGATCGAGGCGCTGTGA
- a CDS encoding glycosyltransferase family 2 protein encodes MPPAPRHDQWSTPSVTVVIPALNEEHNLPLILENLPPVDEVIVVDGRSHDDTVAVAREVRPDVVVIRQTRTGKGNALVCGFAASTSDIIVTLNADGSADPQEIPRFVDALLSGAEVAHGSRFRPGGDHRDAGALERTGHQALSRLVNLFFGTRFTDLSCGYNAYWRALVPALDLPAPDVRGPKRGLAWGEGPEIDTLATIRMAAQGLRVVEVATVGYPRLDGDRPRRVLPAAVRAVRTAYSEYVRRWKIGRRPAPQRRLSEPLRPLHENEPTGRHAARHSVPPPPRDRDGGRRGRRRPDLTVIQGEGRDDRWDGTTHLRAVPGENFRNY; translated from the coding sequence ATGCCTCCCGCGCCGCGCCACGACCAGTGGTCGACCCCCTCCGTGACCGTGGTGATCCCCGCGCTCAACGAGGAGCACAACCTGCCCCTCATCCTCGAGAACCTCCCGCCGGTCGACGAGGTGATCGTGGTCGACGGCCGGTCGCACGACGACACCGTCGCGGTCGCCCGCGAGGTACGCCCCGACGTGGTCGTGATCCGCCAGACCCGTACCGGCAAGGGCAACGCGCTCGTCTGCGGTTTCGCCGCGAGCACCAGCGACATCATCGTCACGCTCAACGCCGACGGCTCGGCGGACCCGCAGGAGATCCCCCGCTTCGTCGACGCGCTGCTCTCCGGCGCCGAGGTCGCGCACGGTTCCCGTTTCCGCCCCGGCGGTGACCACCGTGACGCCGGAGCCCTCGAGCGCACCGGGCACCAGGCGCTGAGCCGTCTGGTCAACCTCTTCTTCGGGACACGGTTCACCGACCTCAGCTGCGGCTACAACGCCTACTGGCGTGCGCTGGTCCCGGCGCTCGACCTGCCCGCACCCGACGTCCGCGGCCCGAAACGCGGCCTGGCCTGGGGCGAGGGCCCGGAGATCGACACGCTGGCCACGATCCGGATGGCCGCGCAGGGACTCCGGGTGGTCGAGGTGGCCACGGTCGGATACCCGCGCCTGGACGGCGACCGGCCGCGCCGGGTGCTGCCGGCCGCGGTGCGGGCGGTGCGGACCGCCTACTCCGAATACGTACGCCGCTGGAAGATCGGCCGCCGCCCGGCGCCGCAACGCCGCCTGTCCGAGCCGCTCCGGCCGCTTCACGAGAACGAGCCCACGGGCCGTCATGCCGCCCGCCACTCGGTGCCGCCGCCCCCGCGCGACCGTGACGGTGGCCGGCGCGGACGGCGACGTCCCGACCTCACCGTCATTCAGGGCGAGGGCCGGGACGACCGCTGGGACGGCACGACGCACCTGCGCGCCGTCCCGGGGGAGAACTTCCGGAACTACTGA
- the fgd gene encoding glucose-6-phosphate dehydrogenase (coenzyme-F420) gives MIRFGYKASAEQFAPRELLGYGIEAERQGFDSVFVSDHFQPWRHDGGHAPAALPWLGALATSTERVLIGTSVLTPTFRYHPAVVAQAFATLGCLAPGRVILGVGSGESLNEVPLGLHWPDGKERFARLKEAVTLIRQLWTEDRVTFDGTFYRTELATIYDKPEQPVPIYIGASGPAATRLAGRIADGFITTSGKGSELYTDTLLPAVREGAEKANRSLDDVDLMIEVKVSFDPDLEKARNDTQYWGALALSPDEKTGVEDPVEMQRLADELPVDRTVTRWIVSSDPEEHAAKVTEYLDMGFKHLVFHAPGPDQDRFLRVYGEEILPRLRDRVQ, from the coding sequence ATGATTCGGTTCGGCTACAAGGCATCGGCGGAGCAGTTCGCGCCGCGTGAACTCCTCGGGTACGGCATCGAGGCGGAGCGCCAGGGCTTCGACTCGGTGTTCGTCAGCGACCACTTCCAGCCGTGGCGGCACGACGGCGGGCACGCGCCCGCCGCGCTGCCCTGGCTCGGCGCGCTCGCGACGAGCACCGAGCGGGTGCTGATCGGCACCAGCGTGCTCACCCCGACCTTCCGGTACCACCCGGCAGTCGTGGCGCAGGCCTTCGCGACCCTCGGCTGCCTCGCGCCCGGTCGTGTCATCCTCGGCGTCGGCTCGGGGGAGTCGCTCAACGAGGTGCCGCTCGGCCTCCACTGGCCGGACGGCAAGGAGCGTTTCGCCCGCCTCAAGGAGGCGGTGACCCTGATCCGGCAGCTCTGGACCGAGGACCGGGTCACCTTCGACGGCACGTTCTACCGCACCGAGCTCGCCACGATCTACGACAAGCCCGAGCAGCCGGTGCCGATCTACATCGGCGCGTCCGGCCCGGCGGCGACCCGGCTCGCCGGCCGCATCGCCGACGGCTTCATCACCACCAGCGGCAAGGGGAGCGAGCTCTACACGGACACGTTGCTCCCCGCCGTGCGCGAGGGGGCGGAGAAGGCGAACCGCTCGCTGGACGACGTCGACCTGATGATCGAGGTCAAGGTCTCCTTCGACCCCGACCTGGAGAAGGCGCGCAACGACACGCAGTACTGGGGTGCGCTGGCGCTGTCGCCGGACGAGAAGACCGGCGTCGAGGACCCGGTCGAGATGCAGCGGCTGGCCGACGAGCTCCCGGTCGACCGCACCGTGACCCGGTGGATCGTCTCCTCCGACCCGGAGGAGCACGCCGCCAAGGTGACCGAGTACCTCGACATGGGTTTCAAGCACCTGGTCTTCCACGCGCCCGGCCCCGACCAGGACAGGTTCCTGCGCGTTTACGGCGAGGAGATCCTGCCCCGCCTCCGCGATCGCGTTCAGTAG